The following are from one region of the Chloroflexota bacterium genome:
- a CDS encoding GxxExxY protein, whose translation MSLKYEELTEAIINAFYYVYNTLGYGFLEKVYRNALIHELRKRGYQVEAQVPM comes from the coding sequence ATGAGTCTCAAATATGAAGAACTCACGGAGGCCATCATCAATGCCTTCTACTACGTCTACAACACACTTGGCTACGGCTTTCTGGAAAAGGTTTACCGAAATGCTTTGATTCACGAGCTTCGAAAGCGAGGGTATCAAGTTGAGGCTCAGGTTCCCATGTAA
- a CDS encoding proline racemase family protein translates to MRVTNMISAVDLHACGEPGRVITGGVLDVPGRTMFEKMQYFAQHHDDIRQRMLREPRGYPAANCNLILPPTRPEAQAGYIIMEQVEYPAMSGTNTICVVTALLETGMLPMTETVTQLTLESPAGLISIRADCKNGKVTQVTFKNVPAFAVHLDKQIEVYRLGTVTVDVAWGGMFYVIADAEQFGLRLTPDEGRDITRISEMIKAATQEQLPVVHPENPDIKEVTIAQLSGPPSHPDAHRKNAVTVSTGKLDWNKPSSWTGAIDRSPCGTGTCAKMAALHAKGQLKLNEDFRHEGILGTIFTGRLVEETKVGPYTAVVPTLSGQAWITGLANYVLDPEDPFPNGFTVGDIWGAVD, encoded by the coding sequence ATGCGAGTAACCAACATGATCTCAGCCGTTGATCTTCATGCCTGCGGCGAGCCGGGCCGCGTCATCACCGGCGGCGTGCTGGACGTGCCGGGCCGGACGATGTTCGAGAAGATGCAATACTTTGCACAGCATCACGACGACATTCGCCAACGGATGTTGCGCGAGCCGCGCGGCTACCCGGCGGCCAACTGCAACCTCATCCTGCCGCCCACTCGCCCCGAAGCCCAGGCCGGCTACATCATCATGGAACAGGTCGAGTACCCGGCCATGTCGGGCACCAACACGATCTGCGTCGTCACCGCGTTACTCGAAACCGGCATGTTGCCCATGACCGAGACGGTCACTCAGCTTACCCTCGAGTCGCCTGCCGGATTGATCAGCATCCGCGCCGACTGTAAAAACGGCAAAGTGACTCAAGTAACGTTCAAGAACGTCCCGGCCTTTGCCGTCCATCTCGACAAGCAGATCGAAGTCTATCGCCTGGGAACCGTCACTGTTGATGTCGCCTGGGGTGGTATGTTCTATGTCATCGCCGACGCCGAACAATTTGGCCTCCGGCTCACACCCGATGAAGGCCGCGACATTACCCGCATCAGCGAAATGATCAAAGCCGCCACCCAGGAACAGTTGCCCGTCGTCCACCCGGAGAATCCCGACATCAAAGAGGTGACCATCGCCCAACTCTCCGGCCCGCCCTCGCACCCCGACGCGCATCGCAAAAACGCCGTCACCGTCTCCACCGGCAAACTGGACTGGAACAAGCCTTCGTCGTGGACAGGCGCGATTGATCGCTCGCCGTGCGGCACCGGCACTTGCGCCAAGATGGCGGCGTTGCACGCCAAAGGCCAACTCAAACTCAATGAGGATTTTCGCCACGAAGGAATTCTGGGCACGATCTTCACCGGGCGGTTGGTCGAAGAGACAAAGGTCGGGCCGTACACGGCGGTCGTGCCGACTCTCAGCGGTCAGGCCTGGATCACTGGTCTGGCCAATTATGTCCTCGATCCCGAAGACCCCTTTCCAAACGGCTTCACCGTCGGCGACATTTGGGGCGCTGTGGATTAG